Part of the Henckelia pumila isolate YLH828 chromosome 2, ASM3356847v2, whole genome shotgun sequence genome is shown below.
TGGAAGTTCCGAACACTTCGATCGTTCTCAAGCCTAACATTTTTTATACAATTAAATACCTGGTTGGTTAATTAAGATTGTTAtcatttaatcatgttttattacattGATTGATATAGTATTATTTTAACACACAAACTTCTTCAATAAGAAAATACATAATATGTATATGATTTTCGAATATTCACTTTCAAAGATTATGTGTAAGAATTCGACTACTATCTCTCTCTAGTGTCGTGGACGAAGATTGAAGAAATGAGTATTAAAGTTTATTTTTTCCTACATAGTTACAACAAGCTATTTACGCTAATTTCAGAATAATTGGCGCCAAGTAAATTAATTTTTCACAAAGGTATAAATTATGCAACACCTAATGTATGTTGATTAAAGTACCATACGAATATTCCAGAAATTTTGaatatcaaaattaaattttaaaacttttaatgcATCTTAAAAACGAGAAAAATGGCAATGATCTAACTCAAATTTCACGAAGTTTATTTTCAAAACCGTGACTAaatcaatgattttttttttttagtgtcTAACACGAACTTCACGAAGTTTATAGTGTCATCTTACTTCCACGACTTTACTTTACATCATCTTATCTTTGACCAAAATTATAACCTTAATTGGTCTGAAGCCAGCAGGTAAAGGAGAATTGGGTGGGTATGATTTTGAAATCAAAGTAATAATATTTCATTTATTACTTTGAAATGACATACAAACATAgtaatatttatttggttgTTTGACCATTTATCTCATTCAGACGCACTATTGCTTCGTCGGTTGTAAATAACATGTACCATAAGCTGCAAAACatcaacataaaaaaaattagattatCTTTAATACTTAAAAAGAATTTAATTTAAACTATTAAGAATATGAATATAAAGTAATTTGAGTCAGGAATTATTCAAAATTTCTTACATGAACAAATTATAAACCATCAAGAATGTGAACATAAAGTTATACGAGTTCAATAATTATTCAAATTTAGTTACGTGAGAATATTTTAAATTGTGAAATATAATGTGTGGAATAttagaattattttaaaatctacTATTACTTACATacataaataatgaataaaataacgaaaacacacatgatttcaaataataataataataataatagcaaAAACATACATGGATCTGTCCCAGCTATTAAACCAAGTTTTGGCCAACATACGCCTGTGGAAATAAAGTAGGAATTGAGAACATAATTTGCATGGTCGTGCAGGTTGTTGGGCTTATAGCATGTGCCCGTCCGTTTAATCGGGTCGCAATTTACTATTGAACAGGCAAACCGTAGAAATTGTAGCAATGGAGCGTAGCGAGCGGTGGGGCTTGCAATGCACCATATGAATGGCTGCAATAAAAATTTgtcattaaatataatatataatgtgTGACTAGGAAAAAGAGttataattaaaatcacaaAATTCTGTTCATgagcaaaaaattaaaaatcacaggattttaatcatgtttttcgGATATTAAGCTGAATTTATCGaaatcatataataaaattaatttaaattcagGAATCACCGTCGGATATTTCGGATATTTACTACTTGCTCGTTCTTGTGCATGACATTTCGAGGCAAGGAGTAGTGTGAGAAAAATTGAAACAAGGAGCAAAGTAATATTTTTCCTCGACATTTTTTCTCTAATAATATAGCTTTCTGTAATTGAGTATCGCAAGATATTTGATTTGACTTTAAATAGGCGTGAGGTTGATGAAACAATTATTTTGGGTCAATGAATACATTTTAAATATAATGTAATATTCTTTTTTTCATGTAAATATCTTGTAATATTTTATTTCCAATAGTATGGGATTTACGTTAGGTAAGAATGCataaataacaaatattaatgaggattatttgtgaattttattttattttattttcattattatACATGGGATTGTTAAAATTTGCCTATTTTAGATTCTCTGATCCCGAGATataggccccgtttggtttcaaaagccagGCCAATAAAtcacttttttaagtgcttttcagttaacaaggtgtttggttgaccaaaaaagtCCTTAAATAAAcactttttaagtcaaaattagagcctttttaaaatccaaaaattatagcttttaaaagcacttattttaaaaaatgtctacaaaatccaaacgggctcATAGTTATAATCTCAcgctataattttaaaaaaaaaatcacacaattggctttaattttagaaatataTCTTGACTAAAATAAATCATGTTACGATTTTTTCAATAggatttaatataatattattaggaatatatatatatatatatatatatatatatcttgactaaataaatcatattacgtttttttaatcataatcctattataattttagaaactgatgagtataagtatatttttaatCTATATCTATACCTATACTTATATCtatacctatatatatatatttatattgcaaataaaaggaaaaagtTGTTAAGTTGTTAATATTTCACAGTTGTAAAACTTTGatattttattcatatttttaaataggtataatatatatatatatatatatatatataatcgtgAAATAACAATTTTCtccttttatttatactataagcaaaaccatataaaaatatatatggttataaaagtaaaaacaaaattttaattaggACATAAAtgtaaatcaatatttttattatatgtaaaatcgaTTATTATGATTTGGTCGAAATTGACAAAGTGTGTACATATTAGATAAGTAttcagtttttaaaaaaattaaaatacccaaatattttgtttttttattttttgtagaatatattttttccacaaatatttttaaaaaaattccaaaaatattttaattaaatattagtcAGTTTGTTAAAAGATTGAAATACGATacttgattattatttttttagattgaataaacatatatttttttaaaaaaatcttatatattttaacttGTGTACATAAAGTGCTACTGAggtaaataattatatcatgaattcatatttaaatataaaaaatattaaatttgtaaaagttattaatatatatatatatatatatatatatgtgtgtgtgtgtgtgtgtgtgtgtgttaattaaattaaacactcgtgttgaaataaatcaattcaagtaTAGTCAAATTttaatctaaaataataaataaaaaacacaccaacacacacatatcatatatataaaagttgaaattaaaaaaatttaactaatttttctcctcataaaaattaaaaccattaaaaaaaatttatgagatGATATTGCAATTAATGGAGGAATATTAGATACATAAAAGttagatcggatcgtccgatcttgcCCATCATCAGAACTTTTTCAATGCCTTCAAACTCCACATGTTCGAATGATCCGATCCTAGGgtttggatcatccgatccGCCCGATCACTTGAAACCCTCCAGATCATTTTCGGACTTCTTGGATCCCATTTTCATCTCCTTAATCTCAATTGAAGATTCCTTAATTAATCAAGTTTTACACAATTTTAACATGATCACTCTATTAATCGTCAATTAATTACTTATTCTGGATTCGAATTACTACAAATACGAGACATCGGTGCATcaaactttaaatttaaatgcCTAGCAGGTGctgaaaaatatatttactcattatttttattaaaataaaatgtaacATGCTTAACTTAGGCGACTTAGCAACTGTCTAAGCATTTCTTGATCTAATCAGGCCCAGAAGATGAGCGTATAAATTACTAGgtaatacaaaaaataaaaaataaaaaaaataagaataataagAGGTGCTAGACAATAAATATTTCAATTCATCTTGCCTTCTATCTTGTCTCTCTGTTAAATTGGTAAAAACGAAGGCAAATGGAAGCCCACATTCTCTTTCAACCGAAAAAACCAAGACAAATGAAAAATATCTTTGGTGGCCCAAATTTAATAAATGGAAGCCCACATTGGATATCCCTCTTTCAACCAGAAAAAGCCCGTCGAtctaaatatataatttcaacttattattatgatttttgtcAATTCCGGTAGCCAAGAGCTTGATTCTGAAGATTTTGGTTATCTTCCAAAAGACGATCATATTCTAGGAGTAAATCAGCAGCTTGTTTCTGAAGGGCAGTAACATGACTTTCTGCCGTTTCCACTTTCTTATCTTTTTCCGTAGACTCCAGCTTAAGCTTCTTCAGATTTTCGGTCAAGCTAGACACTTCTTTCTGCAGACGCTTCACTTCACCGGCAGctttctcttctttttcctTGAGCTGTAATTTTTCTTTTTCGAGTCTCTCGGCTTCTTGTTTTGAAACTCCCGTTGTGCCCCTTAGCTTGATCAATTTTCGCATGTAATGATGCATGCGGTCGATTAAAAATCCGAGGAAGAGAGAAAACCCTGAGAGATGAGCACCGAATTGAAACGACACAAATTTAAAGGATGGTAATGAGAAGGGAAAGAGAAGTACATGAAAATGGACAAGCTAGTGTCTCTGGAGATCATACCTGTACGAGAGTTAAATTCTAGTTCCAACTAATAGATATGATCTCTAATCCAATAAAATACTTAAAGTTTAGAAATtgcatatatataaaagttatGAGACTTGGTATAATCAGTAAATTATATGCCAAAATGTCTTACAGACTAGTTCTAAGCCTTCTTCAAAAAATGGAACTGTAAGAGACATAAAAGATATGTGCACTAATATTTCACTTCGCAGAATAAAGGAATGATTCTCGACCTCAGGAACTGGAGTCATAGCCATGGAAGTCAAACAAAATACAGTTAGATCAATGGATGTCGATCGTTATTCTACTACGAGGGATTCAAAAAATGGAGCTGTGAGAGAAATAAATGATATGTGCACTAATATTTCACTTCGCAGAATAAACGAATGCTTCTTGACCTCAGGAACTCGTGTTGTAGCCATGGAAATTAAACAAAATACAGTTAGATCAATGAATGTAAATCGCTATTCTACACGAGGGACGaaggtttaaattttttttaaaaaaaagaagaaaaagaaaaagtagTGCAGTTGATGCAGCCCAGATGATTGATATGAGGCTCGTAACCGAAAGGCATGGCTGAACTTTGAAACGCTTCAAGTGAAAACGAAGTAAGATGACCTATTTCTTGCATTAAATTCGATCCCTACTATATCCTACTAAGAAGAGATTAAGCATGGTAATTGAGGAAGTGTTGGTACACACCCCTTCCTCGACCCCTTTCATCATCTACTAGCGTAATAACTGTGTCCCTCTTCAATATGTGGAAGGATTATATGAGTTTACGCAAAGGATTCTTCCATTAACTTGAGTTACTAATTTTAGTAAAACAGAGACAGATGTGAAACAATCTCTAGCAGAATCCATCAGCTGCCAAGGATATACTTGGCGGTACATTCTGTCTCAAAATTAATGTCAAATCAAGTTTGTTCCGACGACAGCTGCAAAGTAAATTTTCGGGTAATCACAAAACAGATTGTGTTCTCCTACGAGTATCCAGCTATTGAACGCAAATGCTCAATAGAAAGGAGCAAAGAGAAATAAGCATGAACAATGCACTGCAGCAGCTAATGTTTCTTctttcgttcatttcaaaactCTGTCAACAATGATTATGCAGTGGTTGTTATGTCACTTCTACAAGTTATGCAATTCGCAAATTACATGACTAGAAAAAGGAAACATACCACCAAAAAAATTGTTGATAGGAGATTAAAGCTATCAATATAAAAATAGAGACGGATCTTAGCTCATTGATCTGTCCTAAGAGAGTTTTAGCCTTTTGGAAAAGGGTGTCATGATACAATTTACCCTATAGATGATGCACGGGAAATGCAAAATATGAAAACAGCTTTGACATACTTAACATTACACAACTGATAAAAAGAACATACAATTATTATACACAGAATAAGAACATAAAAAGTTTTCCTCGTATCCATCCTTCAACAGAAAGTCTATCAAATTAAACAAATTTTGTATGAAGATTAATCTGCTATTCACTGAAATCAAAGCATCAAAGAACACCTAATTACACAACCACAAGTTGCTATAAATTGCACCAGAAAAGATAGAGCAATAAGCATTCAGCAGAACATTTCAGGAAACAATATCAATACCTAGAAATCAGAAGCACGTGCATTTGGATTTAAGGGGCATAGCATCCGTATATCTAACTTCAAATAGACAACATTTTAGGGGAAATGAAGTAAAACAATCTGCTTGCACATACTCAAAAATCAAGAATCACAGTATGTAACCATATTGGGCATCTTTcaccaaaaaaataatgatcATACCCATAAGAGTAGCCTCTAACAAGTTGGTCCTCCAAAGTACTTGATCCATTGGTGTCATTGTTCCATGCTTCACCCCCTTGTTCTGAATCTTGATTATGCTAAATAAGTTTGATAAGAGTATGACAAATATAGTACCAGCAATGGTTAAAACAGTGGTCCTTCTAGTTTTCACTTGATCCAAACCCTTCATCGCCAGTTCCCTAAGTGGCCCAATCTTCACCATCAAAAGGAATGCCACAAAACCCTCCAAACATACAACCAGAAAGAACAAGGGAATCATTTTGCTACGAGAAGAATACACCTTTTTTCTTCAGAAACTAAGTAAGTTCAGATTTTCTCAAACCGGAGATCATACACAAAATAAATCCCATTTCATATTTTCAGATATCTTCGAGAAATGAATAAAAAAggcaataaaaaattaaattttctcaAGAAGCTCTTTTGTTTTAGAAAGAAGCACACAACCAAATTCGAGCTACAGTTTAGTAAAGACTGAATCTTGGAAAACAAAGTGCAGaagcttttgaaaagaaagaatcTTTGATGCTCTATAACCCCTTCTAACAAGAGAATACCGCCTGATTTTTGGTAGAAATCAAGAAACCCGTTTCTCAAACTGCGGTTTGAGCAGAATGTGAGGGGTCGAGACCGCAGATCTGTAAAAATTAGCTGCTAAAGAAACAAGAACTTGTTTAACCAAATCCCATTCATCCTTTTTCCCCCCTAAACCCTCTCTTACTCGCTGAAGCCTAATTAATGGCGAGGTGTTTTGGGATTAGTGGGATGATTATGCTTTACAGAGGATAGAGGATTAGCACGAAAAAAAGTAGAAAAAGGGCGCGTGATAGCAGTCAAAAAggttgagagagagagagtacTTGTTATGTGCCTGAATGAAGTCGAAGTCAAGGCAGATATATAACACAAACCAGTACAGCCATTCGGACACAGGTGAATAAATTTGGAAGGTGGCATGTATGATTTGTCCCAAATTTTCTATCTTCCAACATATTAGctcgttttattttattatcttCAAAGATGAACACCAAATATAACAGCATTTTATTTTAGTGTGGTAGTATTCTGTTAAAAAGACAAAAGACAAAAACTCGAATAAGACGGATTCAACGGTCATTTTTTTATACGGATGTCTTATATGAGTTATACATTATaaagtattatattttatgctaaaagtattacttatattataaatatgaataggGTTGACTCGTCTCACGGATGAAACCGCTAACAAGAGTGTTACTCGATAAGATAAATAGTGTATTTTTTGTGTCCaaagaaaaattattaatttaactgAATTTCTCTAACAATTTTACTGCtttcaaaattaattcatttacgtatacatatgtgtgtattttatatgaatttatttagaaCGACGAGATTGGATTCTTTATGGATAATTTGAGACTACCGGACTCTTCAAACTACAAAGAATTTTGGGCCGTTTTCTCGCTCGTCTTCTCCATCAGGAGACCGAATAAGCCCGTAAAATAGGCCACAATGGGCTAGAAATTGGAATGGAAATTTTGGGCCtgcttatatttttatatattaatttgttgagtttagtgTTTGACTATAGTTTATTAAAAACAGTTTATAAGTTTTTAGAGCTTAATATTTTAGGAGCTTATAAGTagtcagattttattttaaaaatgatttattaaagtgtttggataaacttatttttaataacttaaagatgttgattttggtattataaaattttttattgtcaaaattatcaaaaatgaTATAATACTATGAGAGTAATGTAAATGGTtatgtatatgtgtatataatagttttaaaattttatcataaattttaaaaatatattacaaaaataaaattttacattttaattttaaaaaaattgttaaatTGTGTAAAATAATAGGTAGGGGGCATGGTaggtatttaataaaatatataaggataatatgaataaataaatataaaaaaataccttttctaaataaaaaaataagagtggtcttacttttttaaaaaaaattgtttgaaaaAATTTGTATCAAACCGATTTGAACAGCTTATGAGCTCATCCAAACACCCTTATATTCTAGAGTAATCTATACTATATTTTAAAGATGGGAAGAATAAAGACAATAATGGTATGTTGTATGGTTGTTTCTTATTTGCACTCATTCTTATTTGTTTCGATATTTATCATTTATCTTTGATAATTTTAATTGCGGCATGacccttaattttttttatgattatgaaattaattttattttaatataaattatttttaaaaaaacatatacaaGTACACAATGCGTATGTCGtcattttgatatttatcatctgaCTCGTACCAATTGTAATTGCAGTATGAtccataattaatttattaattctgAAATTACCCCTATTTTTAGTATGACtcctaattattttttataattattaaattaaccTTGTTTTTAATACAAAtcaaattattttgaaaatttgatatACAAGCACACAACGTGTGTTGATGTTTTGATATTTATCGTTTGACTCTCACAAATTTTAATTGCAGTATGActtctattatttttataatcatTAAATTacacatattttaatataatcaaTTGACAATAAAATGACTGTGTATGTGTTTTctatatacatatgtgtgtattttatttatatatatatatatatatatatatatatatatatatattttgcattacatgaaaataaaaaataaataaataaattacgtAGCACGAAGGTATCCCGCATCCCCTCATAGGGTCAAGAGACTCAAGAGTCAAGACCGTGTCGCAGGGACCTGGCAATTTCCCCTCACTTCCACGTGGACTTCCTTGGAAAATTTACGAAGTAGAAAACTGTAATTTTGGTattttatatttgttattttgcgATTTCGCTCtgatatgtttttatatttctgTTTTCGTCCggtatgttttaatttttggtaattttcgtcatttttattcgaaaatgcttacgtgtcATTATACACGTCAACTTCGCATCAGCACtacatcagcgccacatcaaaagaaaaaaaaaactaaaattgcaataaataaagatagcagactaaaaatgaaatcaaaaaatataaatgaccaaaatcgcaaagtgacaaatatataggatcaaaaaacaattttctcaTTTACTCAGTATTTGGTTTTGAATATTTCGATCTTTGATAGTGACAAAATTGTTgggaaattttggattttttggaTAATAATTATGGCTAAATAACTACTTTTATGTGACATGTTTGAGTTCAAACTAGCACATAGATATATATCTTATGTTAAATATAATTGCTCACAATTGATTTGAACATGGGATatccataaaaaatatattaaacacAAAGTACCAAAATGAAATAGAACTCTTTGACATAGTGTGAACATATTACCCTCGTGTTATTAGCATATTAATTATTATCAACCGATAACGATGCGTTCATAGAGTCACAAAATATAAATGAAAGAAAGATGAGTTTGTGTTTGAATATTTGTGATGCTAATGGGTAATTGGTTTGTCACTTTCGTTTTGGCAAAACTGAAGCAAATTGCATGTTGTCTACCTAACTTGTTCTGTCCATTGTGGATTAGACTTTGATAATGTAGTTGTTCTATGGCATATGGGGATTTGGAATTGTACTTATAATGGGTTCTTAtcatttaggtagtgtttgcaaacactaccttagagGATATCTGAACTtattaaaaacaacttataagctacTAGAAAttataagttgttttaagagtttatattaaaaataagttgttaaaatatttgaataaatttattttaaataacttaaaaatgttgatgtgtttggtattttaagatctttttattaacaaaattaccaaaaaaggGTATAATGTTATTAATGTAATAGAATAGTTATATATACTAGCATAAtctcatataatatatttaatattgtatgttatatataaatattatttttttgataatatttaaatttttttcatttataaaataatataaaataaattaaaaatttatttatcaatttatcttatctataatatttagttgagaaaatttgaaatatcaaaatttcaaaaaaaaaacaaataaaaaaaatgtaatatttatatCACATAGGACAATTTCGATAATTAAAAAGATGATATTTACGGGgagattttttatatatagggagagatatataaacaaaagaagtagttttacatttttatttatcaatttatcttatctataatgtttagttgagaaaatttgaaatataaaaaaaaatttaaaaaaagcaaataaaataaaagtataatatttatatcacaTAAAGACAATTTAAACAATTGAAATGATGGTATTTAAGGGAGAGATTTTTTATGTACAGACAGTGGCGTACCCAAGATTTTCAATCAGGAGGGgcgaatttaaaaaatttaaaaaattaatatatacaaCACGACGTATAATAAATACTATATATTAACTTCATATGTTTTTACTAACACATATCGATATTTCACAATTTGAAAATGTTAAATAATAGCTCGTTATCAACTGTCTTAAATGCACATCGATCAATAGGTGGTATCAAACAATCATTTTACAATATATCATCTCCCAACCTATTACGAATTgatttttaagattttcatTACTGAAAATACTCTTTCTACATTTATAAAGGATATTAATAatgctaaatttaaaattatatttatatatcaaatgatataattgatatttatttgattaaatcATTATTTTACAAGCAAACTATCTAATTCCTACAACTTTAAACGACTAATTGCTATTTCGCATGCCAAAAATAAAGTTATCAAATTAGTTTTAAGATGTGTTAACTCTATTATAGATAAATCAGGTAGATAAAATCGAGCAAACTGAAGCAATTTTTGTTTAACACATTTAAGCCAAAAGGCTTTTCGTTttctttttaaatatatatatatatatgacaatacaaaacaTAATGTCAAATCTATTTAGCCtaagataaaatataaatttattcttATCTTATTCAACAGATATCATCTTAATCAATGAATaagtaaattaatattttatagatatattatatacataatactaagttatttttaaaaaaaaattcaaggagGTGGTTTCTCAATTAAATTTGTATTTAAAAGAGAGATCATGTATatagtactaaatatttttaaaatttcagggGGGCGATCGCACCTTTTTGGGACCATGTAGGTACGCCACTGTGTATAGGGATAGATATATAAACAAACGAAATgttaaacttatatatatatatatatatatatatatttaaatctaattttatatataaaattagaaagactgaaaaaataaattaaaaatttaatgtatcattaatatttcaaataaaaacttTAGTTAGATACCAGTCAATAATACGTCAgacacttttaaaaaaaaatcctaaaaaaaaagaTAGAAAAAATTAGAACAAAAACTTTGTTAAGAAAGGAAGTCGCGACGTAGAGAGAGACTTGCTAGATTTATAAATTCTATGGAAGATAAGACGATAATTAATGAAAATATAGAGGGATGTTTTGCATAaaagaattattaaaataaaatttttttgttaaagTATTATcccatttaattttttaaaaaacagcttataagcgaccaaacaacttattttgacaatttataagctgtttttaaatgtttttactaAACAAATTTgtggagcttataagctcagtTAAACACCCACTTAGAAGTAGTTTTGCATATGCCCCGTACAATCAAAATATAACATATTTTATTGGTTTTATTTGACATAGATCAAATTCTACTTCATCGTGTTCAAATCtcaattaactattttttttattcatcgGAGTGCATTTTAAATTCATCCAAATATGGAGtcatttcaatttcaaaaaCAAATATATGAAGTCATTTCAAATGTTTGCTTCAAATAACTATTAACTTCAAATTCTCTTATCCAAACACAACCTAACTAGGTTTTATGTATTTAGAAGAAAACTTCAAATACTCCTCAAATCCGAACCTAACCTAAG
Proteins encoded:
- the LOC140881235 gene encoding uncharacterized protein produces the protein MIPLFFLVVCLEGFVAFLLMVKIGPLRELAMKGLDQVKTRRTTVLTIAGTIFVILLSNLFSIIKIQNKGVKHGTMTPMDQVLWRTNLLEATLMGFSLFLGFLIDRMHHYMRKLIKLRGTTGVSKQEAERLEKEKLQLKEKEEKAAGEVKRLQKEVSSLTENLKKLKLESTEKDKKVETAESHVTALQKQAADLLLEYDRLLEDNQNLQNQALGYRN